The proteins below are encoded in one region of Sminthopsis crassicaudata isolate SCR6 chromosome 1, ASM4859323v1, whole genome shotgun sequence:
- the PRAM1 gene encoding PML-RARA-regulated adapter molecule 1: protein MESHQDFQNLKAKFQGLQTGFSELPKKPPLPKGSQVPGLARVHPVSESSSPSGASATNHKGPPWQGQGASPSPWLPNLGRGSQASPRTREAPRDQQPPWKIAGNVGEKASSPSSPIPLSSSRTPRKEPAPSVPRRKPLPPLKTLGPQPPKPPLPPGILNLEQFRRKAIIHKRPTGEKTILSKKNQVTALQKPGSFSSGGRLGPLAPPISQDPDEIYDDVEPNPCPPGPKRRDDLLAAERTLKDFQRPGRQLWNSWKPAEKANTEEISNPLKQHKKEEKAEREFRKKFKFEGDIVTLTRMMIDPNAKTRRGGGRNLAIRRGEIMDVIQFTSKEQILCRDVSGKYGFIPRRALLPLETEVYDDVCF, encoded by the exons GAGAGTCACCAGGACTTTCAGAATCTTAAAGCTAAGTTCCAGGGCCTGCAGACCGGGTTTAGTGAGCTACCCAAAAAGCCACCATTACCCAAAGGCTCTCAAGTGCCAGGCCTGGCTCGTGTGCATCCTGTTTCTGAGAGTTCGTCTCCTTCTGGGGCTTCTGCAACTAACCACAAAGGCCCTCCATGGCAAGGACAAGGGGCCTCACCTAGTCCGTGGCTCCCTAATTTAGGAAGAGGCTCTCAAGCCAGTCCCAGGACCAGGGAGGCTCCCAGAGACCAACAGCCACCATGGAAAATTGCAGGAAACGTTGGAGAGAAGGCATCCTCACCTTCAAGCCCCATCCCTCTGAGTTCTTCAAGGACTCCTAGGAAGGAGCCAGCCCCAAGTGTCCCCCGCAGGAAACCTCTGCCCCCTCTGAAGACTCTTGGTCCCCAGCCTCCCAAGCCCCCCCTCCCACCAGGTATCCTGAACTTAGAACAATTCAGGAGGAAAGCAATCATACACAAAAGACCTACAG GCGAGAAAACCATCTTGAGTAAGAAGAACCAAGTGACAGCGCTTCAGAAGCCAGGATCCTTTTCCAGTGGTGGCCGGCTAGGCCCCCTAGCCCCTCCCATTTCACA GGATCCAGATGAGATCTATGATGATGTGGAGCCCAACCCCTGCCCACCAGGCCCCAAGAGGAGAG ATGATCTACTGGCTGCAGAGAGAACTCTAAAAGATTTTCAACGACCTGGCCGGCAATTGTG GAACAGTTGGAAACCTGCAGAAAAGGCTAACACAGAGGAAATCTCTAACCCCTTGAAGCagcacaagaaagaagaaaaagcagaaagggaATTCAGGAAGAAATTTAAG TTTGAAGGCGACATTGTGACCTTGACAAGGATGATGATTGACCCTAACGCCAAAACCCGTCGTGGAGGTGGTAGAAACTTGGCTATCAGACGTGGGGAGATCATGGATGTAATCCAATTTACCAGCAAAGAACAAATTCTATGCAGAGATGTCAGTGGAAAAT ATGGCTTTATCCCCAGAAGAGCTCTGCTCCCCCT GGAGACAGAAGTATATGACGATGTTTGTTTCTAA